From Bifidobacterium sp. ESL0790, one genomic window encodes:
- the rpsG gene encoding 30S ribosomal protein S7 → MSRKGPSKKHQLLPDPIYGSTVVAQLINKILLDGKKAIAEDIVYSALDMVKAKTDQEPVSVLKRALDNIRPSLEVRSRRVGGATYQVPVEVKPNRANALSLRWLTDFSRKRREKTMAERLANEILDASNGLGASVKRREDTHKMAEANKAFAHYRW, encoded by the coding sequence ATGTCACGTAAAGGACCCTCCAAGAAGCACCAGCTGCTCCCTGATCCGATCTACGGCTCGACCGTGGTGGCGCAGCTCATCAACAAGATCCTGCTCGACGGCAAGAAGGCCATCGCCGAGGACATCGTCTATTCGGCGCTCGACATGGTCAAGGCCAAGACCGACCAGGAGCCCGTCTCCGTCCTGAAGCGCGCGCTCGACAACATCCGTCCGTCCCTCGAGGTCCGCTCCCGCCGTGTCGGTGGCGCCACCTACCAGGTCCCGGTCGAGGTCAAGCCCAACCGCGCCAACGCGCTGAGCCTTCGCTGGCTCACCGATTTCTCCCGCAAGCGCCGTGAGAAGACGATGGCCGAGCGTCTCGCCAACGAGATCCTCGACGCGTCCAACGGCCTCGGTGCTTCGGTGAAGCGCCGCGAGGACACCCACAAGATGGCCGAGGCCAACAAGGCCTTCGCGCACTATCGCTGGTAA
- the tuf gene encoding elongation factor Tu — translation MAEKEKYERTKPHVNIGTIGHVDHGKTTLTAAISKVLHEEYPDINPEYDFEQIDAAPEEKQRGITINIAHIEYQTEKRHYAHVDCPGHADFVKNMITGAAQMDGAILVVAATDGPMAQTREHVLLARQVGVPKILVALNKCDMVDDEELIELVEEEVRDLLEENGFDRDCPVIRTSAYGALHDDAPDHDKWVQSVKDLMDAVDDYIPTPVHDLDKPFLMPIEDVFTISGRGTVVTGRVERGRIPVNAPAEIVGIRPTQTTTVTSIETFHKQMDEAEAGDNTGLLLRGINRDDVERGQVVAKPGSVTPHHKFEGEVYVLTKDEGGRHSPFFSNYRPQFYFRTTDVTGVITLPEGVEMVQPGDHATFTVELIQPVAMEEGLTFAVREGGHTVGSGRVTKVIE, via the coding sequence ATGGCAGAAAAGGAAAAGTACGAGCGGACCAAGCCGCACGTTAACATCGGTACCATTGGCCACGTTGATCACGGCAAGACGACCCTGACCGCGGCCATCTCCAAGGTGCTGCACGAGGAGTACCCGGACATCAACCCGGAGTACGACTTCGAGCAGATCGACGCCGCTCCGGAAGAGAAGCAGCGCGGCATCACCATCAACATCGCCCACATCGAGTATCAGACCGAGAAGCGTCACTATGCTCACGTGGATTGCCCCGGCCACGCCGACTTCGTGAAGAACATGATCACCGGCGCCGCCCAGATGGATGGCGCGATCCTCGTGGTCGCCGCCACCGACGGCCCCATGGCCCAGACCCGCGAGCACGTTCTGCTCGCCCGCCAGGTCGGCGTGCCGAAGATCCTCGTCGCGCTCAACAAGTGCGATATGGTCGACGATGAGGAGCTCATCGAGCTCGTCGAGGAAGAGGTCCGTGACCTCCTCGAGGAGAACGGCTTCGATCGTGACTGCCCGGTCATCCGCACCTCCGCCTACGGCGCCCTGCACGACGACGCTCCGGATCACGACAAGTGGGTCCAGTCCGTCAAGGACCTCATGGATGCCGTCGACGACTACATCCCGACCCCTGTCCACGACCTGGACAAGCCGTTCCTGATGCCTATCGAGGACGTCTTCACCATCTCCGGCCGTGGCACCGTGGTGACCGGCCGTGTCGAGCGTGGCCGCATCCCGGTCAACGCCCCGGCTGAGATCGTCGGCATCCGTCCGACCCAGACCACCACCGTCACCTCCATCGAGACCTTCCACAAGCAGATGGATGAGGCCGAGGCTGGCGACAACACCGGTCTGCTGCTCCGCGGCATCAACCGTGACGACGTCGAGCGTGGCCAGGTTGTGGCCAAGCCCGGCTCCGTGACCCCGCACCACAAGTTCGAGGGCGAAGTCTACGTCCTGACCAAGGATGAGGGCGGCCGTCATTCGCCGTTCTTCTCCAACTACCGTCCGCAGTTCTACTTCCGCACCACCGACGTCACCGGCGTCATCACGCTGCCGGAAGGCGTCGAGATGGTTCAGCCTGGCGACCACGCCACCTTCACCGTCGAGCTCATCCAGCCCGTCGCCATGGAGGAGGGCCTGACCTTCGCAGTTCGTGAAGGCGGCCACACCGTCGGCTCAGGCCGTGTCACCAAGGTGATCGAGTAG
- the rpsL gene encoding 30S ribosomal protein S12 has translation MPTIEQLVRKGRKAKPKKSKTLALKGSPLRRGVCTRVYTTTPKKPNSALRKVARVRLSSGIEVTAYIPGEGHNLQEHSIVLVRGGRVKDLPGVRYHIVRGALDTQGVKDRKQARSLYGAKKAK, from the coding sequence TTGCCTACTATAGAACAACTCGTCCGTAAAGGACGTAAGGCCAAGCCGAAGAAGTCCAAGACTTTGGCCCTCAAGGGAAGCCCGCTGCGTCGTGGCGTGTGCACGCGTGTGTACACCACCACCCCGAAGAAGCCGAATTCCGCGTTGCGTAAGGTTGCCCGTGTGCGCCTGAGCTCCGGCATCGAAGTCACCGCCTACATTCCGGGCGAGGGCCACAACCTGCAGGAGCACTCCATCGTGCTCGTGCGCGGTGGCCGTGTGAAGGATCTTCCTGGTGTGCGTTACCACATCGTGCGCGGCGCGCTCGATACCCAGGGTGTTAAGGACCGTAAGCAGGCTCGTTCCCTGTACGGCGCAAAGAAGGCGAAGTAA
- a CDS encoding class I SAM-dependent methyltransferase — translation MAAMTVADMVSMFLNDNGKINISAFDGSSFGPQDAPLHITVNNSRAVYYMVDHPNDLGLARAYLQGDIASPELIPGDPYEVFKQLMALKPDMKKPSPADLARIVASVYSHGIRHPEAPSIEGPSRWKRRTEGLLPHSKAGDEATVSYHYDQSNEFYRLFLGSSMTYTCGVFTSPEDSLEDAEWRKLDLVLDKLNLKPGDRLLDIGCGWGSMEIRAAQRGIKVLGVTLAGEQVKWAQEWIKREGLEDLAEVRQMDYRDVPEGDFDGICSIGMMEHVGFKHYPSYFKEIFDKLKPNGRLLNHQITRVNSMTGKAAGEFIDRYIFPDGQLASPGEIETVIQDTGFEVVDQENLRQHYALTLHNWNKNLVAGWDRAVELMGEPKARLWGLYMAGCALNFELNNIQIHQFLCVRPDDEKMTDTYPLRPWWVEDSTVKPTEI, via the coding sequence ATGGCCGCTATGACCGTAGCCGATATGGTTTCGATGTTTTTGAACGACAATGGAAAGATCAACATCTCAGCGTTCGACGGGTCGTCGTTCGGCCCGCAGGACGCGCCCCTGCACATCACGGTGAACAACTCGCGCGCCGTCTACTACATGGTCGACCACCCGAACGATTTGGGTCTCGCGCGCGCCTACCTGCAGGGCGACATCGCCTCGCCGGAGCTCATTCCCGGCGATCCTTATGAGGTCTTCAAGCAGCTCATGGCACTGAAGCCGGACATGAAGAAGCCGAGCCCGGCCGACCTGGCCCGCATCGTCGCGTCCGTGTATTCGCATGGCATCCGCCACCCCGAAGCCCCGTCAATCGAGGGCCCGAGCCGCTGGAAGCGCCGCACCGAAGGCCTGCTGCCGCACTCCAAGGCCGGCGACGAGGCCACCGTGAGCTATCACTATGACCAGTCCAACGAGTTTTACCGCCTCTTCCTCGGTTCCTCGATGACCTACACCTGCGGCGTGTTCACCTCGCCCGAGGACTCGCTCGAGGACGCCGAATGGCGCAAGCTCGACCTCGTGCTCGACAAGCTCAACCTCAAGCCCGGCGACCGCCTGCTCGACATCGGCTGCGGCTGGGGATCCATGGAAATCCGCGCCGCACAGCGTGGCATCAAGGTTCTGGGCGTCACCCTGGCCGGCGAACAGGTCAAGTGGGCTCAGGAATGGATTAAGCGCGAAGGTCTCGAAGACCTCGCCGAAGTCCGTCAGATGGATTACCGCGACGTGCCGGAAGGCGATTTCGACGGCATCTGCTCGATCGGCATGATGGAGCACGTCGGCTTCAAGCACTATCCCTCCTACTTCAAGGAGATCTTCGATAAGCTCAAGCCCAATGGCCGCCTGCTGAACCACCAGATTACCCGCGTCAACTCCATGACGGGCAAGGCCGCCGGCGAGTTCATTGACCGCTACATCTTCCCCGATGGCCAGCTGGCCTCCCCGGGCGAGATTGAGACGGTCATTCAGGACACCGGCTTCGAGGTTGTCGATCAGGAGAACCTGCGCCAGCATTATGCGTTGACCCTGCATAACTGGAACAAGAACCTCGTGGCTGGCTGGGACCGCGCCGTCGAGCTGATGGGCGAGCCCAAGGCGCGTCTGTGGGGCCTCTACATGGCCGGTTGCGCGCTCAACTTCGAGCTCAACAACATCCAGATTCACCAGTTCCTCTGCGTGCGTCCTGACGACGAGAAGATGACCGACACCTACCCGCTGCGCCCGTGGTGGGTCGAGGATTCGACCGTCAAGCCGACCGAGATCTGA
- the efp gene encoding elongation factor P produces MAQTSNDIKNGSVLNLDGQLWTVTKFQHVKPGKGPAFVRTTIKNVLSGKIVDRTFNAGMKMEFETVDNRNLQYSYDDGESFVFMDMTTYDQFNIPKTLVGDQSKYLLEGTDCIVSFHDGTPLSVELPASVILTITHTEPGVQGNRSNAGTKPATVETGAEIQVPLFVGEGEKVKVDTRDGSYLGRENN; encoded by the coding sequence GTGGCACAAACAAGCAATGACATCAAGAACGGTTCGGTTCTGAATCTGGACGGTCAACTGTGGACCGTCACGAAATTCCAGCACGTCAAGCCCGGCAAGGGTCCGGCCTTCGTGCGCACCACCATCAAGAACGTGCTCTCGGGCAAGATCGTCGACAGGACGTTCAACGCGGGCATGAAGATGGAGTTCGAGACCGTCGACAACCGCAACCTGCAGTATTCCTATGACGATGGCGAGAGCTTCGTCTTCATGGACATGACCACCTACGATCAGTTCAACATCCCGAAGACCCTCGTGGGCGACCAGTCCAAGTACTTGCTCGAGGGCACCGACTGCATCGTCAGCTTCCACGACGGCACGCCGCTGAGCGTCGAGCTGCCGGCCTCCGTCATCCTCACCATCACCCACACCGAGCCCGGCGTGCAGGGCAACCGCTCCAACGCGGGCACCAAGCCCGCCACCGTGGAGACCGGCGCCGAGATCCAGGTGCCGCTCTTCGTCGGCGAGGGCGAGAAGGTCAAGGTCGATACGCGTGACGGCTCCTACCTCGGTCGCGAGAACAACTGA
- the gmk gene encoding guanylate kinase, with translation MLSETSGEMKTNEARAHKGRLIVLTGPTAVGKGTVEADLLSKHPEVWVSVSATTREPRPGEINGKNYWFMDEAEFVAKEKQNWFLETAVVHGMAHYGTPLQPVLDHLAKNIPTILEIDLQGARRVKQRAAELNLEIVSVFIAPPSYDELVKRLIGRGTENEEQRKKRLETAKVELAAEPEFDVKIVNDTVERASDELWSVIAHEYGIKQ, from the coding sequence ATGTTGAGCGAAACGAGCGGTGAGATGAAGACCAACGAGGCGCGGGCGCACAAGGGCCGGCTGATCGTGCTGACCGGGCCGACGGCCGTGGGCAAGGGCACCGTCGAGGCCGACCTGCTCAGCAAGCACCCCGAGGTGTGGGTCTCGGTCTCCGCCACCACGCGCGAACCGCGACCGGGCGAGATCAACGGTAAAAATTACTGGTTCATGGATGAGGCGGAGTTCGTCGCCAAGGAGAAGCAGAACTGGTTCCTGGAGACCGCCGTCGTGCACGGCATGGCCCATTACGGTACGCCGTTGCAGCCGGTGCTCGACCATCTGGCCAAGAACATTCCTACGATTCTTGAAATTGATCTACAGGGCGCTCGCCGTGTCAAGCAGCGCGCCGCCGAGCTCAATCTTGAGATTGTCTCGGTGTTCATCGCCCCGCCGAGCTACGACGAGCTGGTCAAGCGGCTGATTGGCCGAGGCACTGAAAACGAGGAGCAACGCAAAAAACGCCTCGAGACCGCCAAGGTCGAGCTGGCCGCCGAGCCCGAGTTCGATGTGAAGATCGTCAACGACACCGTCGAACGCGCCTCCGACGAGCTCTGGAGCGTCATCGCCCATGAATACGGCATCAAACAATAA
- the fusA gene encoding elongation factor G: protein MALDVLSDLNEVRNIGIMAHIDAGKTTCTERILYYTGKNYKIGETHEGASTMDFMAQEKERGITIQSAATTCFWNRQTHDPDKKFQINIIDTPGHVDFTAEVERSLRVLDGAVAVFDGKEGVEPQSETVWRQADKYGVPRICFINKMDKLGADFYYSVDTIKKKLGATPLVVQLPIGAENDFVGMVDLIRMKAYVWKDVTSDLGAHYDTVDIPDDLKDKAAEYRETLLDQVAESDDDLMEKYLESGEMSDEEIRAGIRKLTIERKAYPVLCGSAFKDKGIQPLLDAVVDYLPSPEDVPAIVGFEPGDESKEIDRKPTMDDPFAALVFKISTHPFYGKLVFVRVYSGAIKPGDTVLDSTKDKKERVGKIFQMHADKENPVDAAEAGNIYTLVGLKNVSTGDTLCAEKSPISLESMTFPDPVIEVAVEPKTKADQEKMSIALAKLADEDPTFQVKTDEESGQTLISGMGELQLDIIVDRMRREFKVECNVGNPQVAYRETIRKAVMNQEYTHKKQTGGSGQFAKVLMNFEPIPPEEGKDYEFVNEVTGGHITKEFIPSIDAGVQEAMESGVLAGFPVVGVKATVTDGQIHDVDSSELAFKIAGSMAFKTAAPKAKPVILEPIMAVEVRTPEEYMGDVMGDINSRRGNIQEMKDATGVKVIEAKVPLSEMFGYIGDLRSKTQGRAMFTMQMDSYAEVPKAVSEEIIKAQRGE, encoded by the coding sequence ATGGCACTCGATGTGCTCAGTGACCTCAATGAGGTCCGTAACATCGGCATCATGGCTCACATTGATGCCGGTAAGACCACGTGTACGGAGCGAATCCTCTACTACACCGGTAAGAACTACAAGATCGGCGAGACGCACGAAGGCGCTTCGACCATGGACTTCATGGCCCAGGAAAAGGAACGCGGCATCACCATTCAGTCCGCTGCGACCACCTGCTTCTGGAACCGTCAGACCCATGATCCCGACAAGAAGTTCCAGATCAACATCATCGACACCCCCGGCCACGTGGACTTCACTGCCGAGGTGGAGCGTTCGCTCCGTGTGCTCGATGGCGCCGTCGCCGTCTTCGATGGCAAGGAGGGCGTGGAGCCCCAGAGCGAGACCGTGTGGCGCCAGGCCGACAAGTACGGCGTGCCGCGCATCTGCTTCATCAACAAGATGGACAAGCTCGGTGCCGACTTCTACTACTCCGTCGACACCATCAAGAAGAAGCTCGGAGCCACCCCGCTGGTCGTCCAGCTGCCGATCGGCGCCGAGAACGACTTCGTCGGCATGGTCGACCTGATCCGCATGAAGGCGTACGTCTGGAAGGACGTCACCAGCGATCTGGGCGCCCACTACGACACCGTCGACATCCCCGATGACTTGAAGGACAAGGCCGCGGAATACCGCGAGACCCTGCTCGACCAGGTCGCCGAGTCCGACGATGACCTGATGGAGAAGTACCTCGAGTCCGGCGAGATGAGCGACGAGGAGATCCGCGCTGGCATCCGCAAGCTCACCATCGAGCGCAAGGCCTACCCGGTCCTCTGCGGCTCCGCCTTCAAGGACAAGGGCATCCAGCCGCTGCTCGACGCGGTGGTTGACTACCTGCCGAGCCCTGAGGACGTCCCCGCCATCGTCGGCTTCGAGCCCGGTGACGAGTCCAAGGAGATCGACCGCAAGCCGACCATGGATGATCCGTTCGCCGCCCTGGTCTTCAAGATCTCGACCCACCCCTTCTATGGCAAGCTCGTGTTCGTGCGTGTCTACTCCGGCGCCATCAAGCCCGGCGACACCGTGCTCGACTCCACCAAGGACAAGAAGGAACGCGTCGGCAAGATCTTCCAGATGCACGCCGACAAGGAGAACCCGGTCGACGCCGCGGAGGCTGGCAACATCTACACGCTCGTGGGCCTGAAGAACGTCTCCACCGGCGACACGCTGTGCGCCGAGAAGTCTCCGATCTCGCTCGAGTCCATGACCTTCCCCGATCCTGTGATCGAGGTCGCCGTGGAGCCCAAGACCAAGGCCGACCAGGAGAAGATGTCGATCGCGCTGGCGAAGCTCGCCGACGAGGATCCGACCTTCCAGGTCAAGACCGACGAGGAGAGCGGCCAGACGCTGATCTCCGGCATGGGTGAGCTCCAGCTCGACATCATCGTCGACCGTATGCGCCGCGAGTTCAAGGTCGAGTGCAACGTGGGCAACCCGCAGGTCGCCTACCGCGAGACCATCCGCAAGGCCGTCATGAACCAGGAATACACCCACAAGAAGCAGACGGGTGGTTCCGGCCAGTTCGCGAAGGTCCTGATGAACTTCGAGCCGATTCCTCCGGAGGAGGGCAAGGACTACGAGTTCGTCAACGAGGTCACCGGCGGCCACATCACCAAGGAATTCATTCCTTCGATCGATGCTGGCGTGCAGGAGGCCATGGAGTCCGGCGTGCTCGCCGGCTTCCCGGTGGTGGGCGTCAAGGCGACCGTCACCGACGGCCAGATCCACGATGTCGATTCCTCCGAGCTCGCGTTCAAGATCGCCGGTTCCATGGCGTTCAAGACTGCCGCTCCGAAGGCCAAGCCCGTTATCCTCGAGCCGATCATGGCCGTCGAGGTCCGTACTCCCGAGGAGTACATGGGCGACGTCATGGGCGACATCAACTCCCGTCGTGGCAACATCCAGGAGATGAAGGACGCCACCGGCGTCAAGGTGATCGAGGCCAAGGTCCCGTTGAGCGAGATGTTCGGCTACATCGGCGACCTGCGCTCCAAGACCCAGGGCCGCGCGATGTTCACCATGCAGATGGACTCCTATGCGGAGGTGCCGAAGGCGGTCTCCGAGGAGATCATCAAGGCTCAGCGCGGCGAGTAA
- the metK gene encoding methionine adenosyltransferase: MTKERRLISAESVTEGHPDKVCDQISDAILDDMLRQDPHSHVAVETSAAIGQFLVFGEVTSSGYTDIQRIVRNVVKNIGYTSSEVGLDADSCGVLVSLTEQSAEINQGVDRLSPQQESAVSREERYEAQGAGDQGIMFGYACDETDVLMPLPIYLSHRLAFRLAQVRKEGIVPHLRPDGKTQVTIEYDDDDRPVRVDTVLVSTQHDPEVTHDWLMEQLQEHVIKPVLEEVCGTAIKHDDYRVLVNPTGSFVLGGPAADAGLTGRKIIVDTYGGAAHHGGGAFSGKDPSKVDRSAAYATRWVAKNIVAAGLAHKVEVQVAYAIGVADPVSVNVNTFGTEIGGVTREQIQAAVRKVFDLRPAAIIDELDLLRPIYLKTAAYGHFGRTDPDFTWEATDKVDELKAAIAEG, encoded by the coding sequence GTGACAAAAGAACGTCGTCTCATCTCAGCTGAATCGGTTACCGAAGGGCACCCGGACAAGGTCTGCGATCAGATTTCAGACGCGATCCTCGACGATATGCTTCGCCAGGACCCCCATTCCCACGTGGCCGTCGAGACGTCGGCCGCCATCGGGCAGTTCCTTGTCTTCGGCGAGGTGACCAGCTCCGGTTACACCGACATCCAGCGCATCGTGCGCAATGTCGTTAAAAACATTGGTTACACCTCCTCCGAGGTTGGCCTCGACGCCGATTCCTGCGGCGTCTTGGTCTCGCTGACCGAGCAGAGCGCGGAGATCAACCAGGGCGTCGACCGCCTGAGCCCGCAGCAGGAGTCCGCCGTCTCGCGCGAGGAGCGTTACGAGGCGCAGGGCGCCGGCGACCAGGGCATCATGTTCGGCTACGCGTGCGACGAGACCGATGTGCTCATGCCGCTGCCGATCTACCTCTCGCACCGCCTCGCCTTCCGCCTGGCCCAGGTGCGCAAGGAGGGCATCGTCCCGCACCTGCGCCCGGACGGCAAGACCCAGGTGACCATCGAATACGATGATGACGACCGCCCCGTGCGCGTCGACACCGTGCTCGTCTCCACCCAGCATGACCCCGAGGTGACGCACGACTGGCTCATGGAGCAGCTGCAGGAGCACGTCATCAAGCCGGTGCTCGAAGAGGTGTGCGGCACCGCGATCAAGCACGACGACTATCGCGTGCTGGTCAACCCGACCGGTTCCTTCGTGCTCGGCGGCCCCGCGGCCGACGCGGGCCTGACCGGCCGCAAGATCATCGTCGACACCTATGGTGGGGCGGCCCATCACGGCGGCGGCGCCTTCTCCGGCAAGGACCCGAGCAAGGTCGACCGTTCCGCGGCTTACGCCACGCGCTGGGTGGCCAAGAACATCGTCGCCGCAGGACTCGCCCACAAGGTCGAGGTGCAGGTGGCCTACGCCATCGGCGTCGCCGACCCGGTGAGCGTCAACGTCAACACCTTCGGCACCGAGATCGGCGGCGTGACCCGCGAGCAGATCCAGGCCGCGGTGCGCAAGGTCTTCGATCTGCGTCCGGCCGCGATCATCGACGAGCTCGACCTGCTGCGCCCGATCTATCTGAAGACGGCGGCATATGGCCACTTCGGCCGCACCGATCCGGACTTTACGTGGGAGGCCACCGACAAGGTCGACGAGCTCAAGGCGGCCATCGCCGAGGGCTGA
- the ilvD gene encoding dihydroxy-acid dehydratase — protein MMQMRSHNIMTGRMFAGARALYRAAGVAGDDLGKKPIVAIANSFSEFVPGHVHLNKVGRLVSKAVEEAGGIPREFNTIAVDDGIAMGHTGMLYSLPSRDLIADAVEYSVNAHCADALICISNCDKITPGMLMAALRLNIPTIFVSGGPMEAGETTLSNGKTDTTDLIDVMYASADDNVSDEDLLAYEKTVCPTCGSCAGMFTANSMNCLTEALGLALPGNGTTLATHGYRKQLFIDAGHRIVDLAHRYYDEDDESVLPRAIATKKAFENAMTMDVAMGGSTNTVLHILAAAQSADVDFTLDDIERISHTVPCICKASPSGDWEISDVHRAGGICGILGELDRAGKLHKDVHSVDYPDLESKLDDWDIMRPTCLDKAKELYRAAPGHIKSPEPFIQETLSDTLDTDRVNGAIHDIDHPAVKEGGLAILRGNLAPDGCVVKTAGVPENIWKFHGPAHIVESQEQAVEVILGDKLKKGEALVIRYEGPKGGPGMQEMLYPTSFVKGKGIGKDVALITDGRYSGGSSGLAIGHVAPEAANKGPIALIKDGDMIDIDIPNRTINVELTPEQFEERRKELEAGDGYVAHRDRKVSLALKAYAAFARSADKGATRDPELINKLSGLA, from the coding sequence ATCATGCAAATGCGCTCACATAATATCATGACCGGCCGCATGTTCGCCGGTGCCCGAGCACTCTATCGCGCCGCAGGCGTGGCCGGAGACGACTTGGGCAAGAAACCCATCGTCGCCATCGCCAACTCGTTCTCCGAGTTCGTGCCTGGCCATGTCCACCTCAACAAGGTCGGACGCCTCGTCTCGAAAGCCGTCGAAGAAGCCGGCGGCATCCCCCGCGAGTTCAACACCATCGCCGTCGATGACGGCATCGCCATGGGCCACACCGGCATGCTCTACTCGCTGCCGAGCCGCGACCTGATCGCCGACGCCGTGGAATACTCCGTCAACGCGCACTGCGCCGACGCCCTGATCTGCATCTCCAACTGCGACAAGATCACCCCCGGCATGCTGATGGCCGCGCTGCGCCTCAATATCCCGACCATCTTCGTCTCCGGCGGCCCGATGGAGGCCGGCGAGACCACGCTGTCCAATGGCAAGACCGACACCACCGATCTCATTGACGTGATGTACGCCTCCGCCGACGACAACGTCTCCGACGAGGACCTGCTGGCCTATGAGAAGACCGTCTGCCCCACGTGCGGCTCCTGCGCCGGCATGTTCACCGCCAACTCGATGAACTGCCTGACCGAAGCGCTCGGCCTGGCCCTGCCCGGCAACGGCACCACGCTCGCCACGCACGGCTATCGCAAGCAGCTCTTCATCGACGCCGGCCATAGGATCGTCGATCTCGCGCACCGTTACTACGACGAGGACGACGAGAGCGTGCTGCCGCGCGCCATCGCCACCAAGAAGGCCTTTGAGAACGCCATGACCATGGACGTGGCCATGGGCGGTTCCACCAACACCGTGCTGCACATTCTCGCCGCCGCGCAGAGCGCCGACGTCGATTTCACGCTTGACGACATCGAGCGCATCAGCCACACCGTGCCCTGCATCTGCAAGGCCAGCCCCTCCGGCGACTGGGAGATTTCCGACGTGCATCGCGCCGGCGGCATCTGCGGCATCTTGGGCGAGCTCGACCGTGCAGGCAAGCTTCACAAAGACGTCCATTCGGTGGATTATCCCGACCTTGAATCCAAGCTCGACGATTGGGACATCATGCGCCCGACCTGCCTCGACAAGGCGAAGGAACTCTATCGCGCGGCTCCGGGCCACATCAAGTCCCCCGAACCGTTCATCCAGGAGACGCTTTCTGACACGCTCGACACCGACCGCGTCAACGGCGCCATCCACGACATCGACCATCCGGCCGTGAAGGAAGGCGGACTCGCGATTCTGCGCGGCAACCTCGCCCCCGACGGCTGCGTCGTGAAGACCGCGGGCGTGCCCGAGAACATCTGGAAGTTCCACGGCCCGGCCCACATCGTCGAGTCGCAGGAGCAGGCCGTCGAGGTCATCCTGGGCGACAAGCTCAAGAAGGGCGAGGCGCTGGTCATCCGCTACGAAGGACCGAAGGGCGGCCCGGGCATGCAGGAGATGCTCTACCCCACCTCGTTCGTCAAGGGCAAGGGCATCGGCAAGGATGTCGCGCTGATCACCGATGGCCGTTATTCCGGCGGTTCATCAGGCCTCGCCATCGGCCACGTCGCCCCCGAAGCGGCCAACAAGGGCCCGATCGCGCTGATCAAGGATGGCGACATGATCGACATCGACATCCCGAACCGCACCATCAACGTGGAGCTCACGCCCGAGCAGTTCGAGGAGCGCCGCAAGGAGCTCGAGGCCGGAGACGGTTACGTCGCCCACCGCGACCGCAAGGTTTCGCTGGCTCTCAAGGCCTACGCTGCCTTCGCCCGTTCCGCCGATAAAGGTGCGACGAGAGATCCCGAGCTCATCAATAAGCTTTCAGGGTTGGCATGA
- the rpoZ gene encoding DNA-directed RNA polymerase subunit omega, with amino-acid sequence MAFGTEPTPSGLADPTIDQLMEHSDHNKYSLSIFAAKRARQINSYFTQLNEGLLQNVGPLVEYQNQEKPLSIAFREINEGLLEETLGEDDLSEGGLN; translated from the coding sequence ATGGCATTTGGCACCGAGCCCACACCGAGCGGTCTTGCGGATCCGACGATTGACCAGTTGATGGAGCATTCCGACCACAACAAGTATTCGCTGTCGATCTTCGCGGCGAAGCGTGCCCGTCAGATCAACTCCTACTTCACGCAGCTCAACGAAGGCCTGCTGCAAAACGTCGGCCCGCTGGTCGAGTACCAGAACCAGGAGAAGCCGCTTTCGATCGCCTTCCGCGAGATCAACGAGGGCCTTTTGGAGGAGACGCTCGGCGAGGACGACCTGAGCGAGGGTGGCCTCAATTAA